A single region of the Nicotiana sylvestris chromosome 6, ASM39365v2, whole genome shotgun sequence genome encodes:
- the LOC104212677 gene encoding protein disulfide isomerase-like 1-4, which produces MASRLIIFLSISSLLLFPLFITPSLAKTPTSSDDEFLSFLEDYEESTEPDLENHDQIEFPSAPFDHAEEDEDLKIDDKNVVVLTDRNFSEFVDDNKYVMVEFYAPWNGHCKALAPEYADAATELKTENVALAKVNAIKEYEVADNYDVRGFPTIYFFVDGDPEPYNGRKTKNAIVTWIKKKIGPHIYNITTTEDAERVLTYEDKVVLAYLDALVGPETDQLAAVSKLEYDVNFYQTTNPNVAKLFNIESNDKRPAIVMLKKEPENVAHYDGQFRKSAIAKFVSANKLPLVTTFTKESAPSIFASPIKKQVLLFATVNDTDKLFPTFQDAAKLFKGKLNFVFVKMDDEVGRPVSDYFGATGDAPQVIGYIEDDNHKKFIFVGEITLEKIKAFGDDFLEDKLKPFYKSDPIPETNDADVKVVVGNNFDEIVLNESKDVLLEIYAPWCRPCQALEPTFNKLAHHFHSIEFLVIAKMDGTRNEHPRAKVKGFPTLLFFPAGNKSIDPIPVDTELTLVALYKFTKKHAAIPFKLQRPASSTKSEREPSNVKDEL; this is translated from the exons ATGGCGAGTCGACTGATCATCTTCCTCTCTATCTCATCCCTTCTCCTCTTTCCTCTCTTCATCACCCCATCACTAGCCAAAACTCCAACATCCTCCGATGACGAATTCCTCAGCTTCCTCGAAGACTACGAGGAATCAACCGAGCCAGACTTGGAGAATCATGACCAAATTGAGTTCCCTTCGGCGCCATTCGATCATGCGGAGGAAGACGAGGATCTTAAGATTGATGACAAGAATGTTGTAGTATTGACTGACAGAAATTTCAGTGAATTCGTGGATGATAATAAGTATGTGATGGTGGAGTTTTACGCTCCCTGGAATGGCCACTGCAAGGCCCTGGCTCCAGAGTATGCGGATGCCGCAACAGAGCTGAAAACGGAGAATGTGGCGTTGGCAAAGGTTAATGCCATTAAGGAATATGAGGTGGCTGATAACTACGATGTCCGAGGTTTTCCTACCATTTATTTCTTCGTTGACGGTGATCCTGAACCTTATAATGGCCGAAAAACCAA AAATGCAATTGTGACTTGGATAAAGAAGAAAATAGGACCTCACATTTACAATATAACAACAACAGAGGACGCAGAGCGTGTATTAACCTATGAGGACAAAGTTGTTCTAGCATACCTCGACGCCTTGGTG GGTCCAGAGACTGATCAACTAGCAGCTGTTTCAAAACTTGAATATGATGTTAACTTTTACCAGACGACAAATCCTAACGTGGCTAAGCTATTCAACATAGAATCCAATGATAAACGCCCTGCTATAGTCATGCTTAAAAAGGAACCAGAGAATGTTGCGCATTATG ATGGTCAATTCAGAAAATCTGCAATAGCTAAGTTTGTTTCTGCCAACAAGCTCCCTTTAGTGACAACTTTTACTAAGGAAAGCGCCCCTTCAATTTTTGCTAGTCCAATTAAGAAGCAG GTTTTGCTTTTTGCGACAGTAAATGATACGGATAAGTTGTTCCCAACATTTCAAGATGCTGCAAAACTTTTCAAGGGAAAG CTAAACTTTGTTTTTGTCAAAATGGACGATGAAGTTGGAAGACCAGTATCAGATTATTTTGGGGCTACTGGAGATGCTCCACAG GTTATTGGATACATAGAAGATGATAATCACAAGAAATTTATATTTGTTGGGGAGATAACACTCGAGAAGATTAAG GCATTTGGAGATGATTTTCTAGAAGACAAGCTTAAACCTTTCTATAAATCAGATCCAATTCCTGAGACT AATGATGCGGATGTGAAAGTTGTAGTCGGGAACAATTTTGATGAAATCGTTCTAAATGAGTCAAAGGACGTGCTTCTTGAG ATCTATGCACCATGGTGTAGGCCGTGCCAAGCTCTAGAACCAACTTTCAATAAACTTGCACACCACTTCCATAGCATTGAGTTTCTTGTTATAGCCAAAATGGATGGAACAAGAAACGAGCACCCTCGGGCTAAG GTTAAAGGATTTCCAACACTCCTCTTCTTCCCAGCAGGGAATAAGAGCATTGATCCA ATACCAGTTGATACTGAACTCACTCTAGTGGCATTGTACAAGTTTACCAAGAAACATGCGGCTATCCCTTTCAAGCTTCAGAGACCAGCTTCTTCTACCAAATCCGAGAGGGAGCCTAGCAACGTCAAAGATGAATTATGA